Proteins encoded together in one Antennarius striatus isolate MH-2024 chromosome 13, ASM4005453v1, whole genome shotgun sequence window:
- the robo4 gene encoding roundabout homolog 4 isoform X4 translates to MMTSVFWSILLSVSVLLSGSRVCTEDTPPRIVHHPSDVVVKLGSPARLSCRAEGTPPVTIEWLRNGRPMKMLKGEGSGQTLSLLDGSLFFLSVGGGRRGPSEEGVYACVARNSAGQATSRNASLYVAVLQDAFVVQPSDVEVAEGDVAVLNCVPPVGRPKPNVVWKNNGLPINRTDHHYTELSGKLIIAPAERRHAGSYVCVASNTVQVRESRAARLSVLAKPVLELKPENVSVRMGESAQFYCQAKGDPPPSVVWSREQGPLPNGRYLVNPDQTLQIHYVTPEDAGKYTCTAVNDVGVVTASAELHVEEAASDKQKDLHKELSALRVALGNVTIMTPGSNLSHVEWKLQPPPSQPHYIDGVEVLYRSLLPASSDWAAKKVTPLGFQTQVGPLKRGFKYEFKVRPYGNNLYGRESNTRHLRVPETVPSAPPMTVSMTMSHEQNNTIHLSWEPPPHDTHNGILQGYQVWCVEAEEQQYQNWTVNSSQHSLDISPVRPGKRYWITIAAVNGAGVGMLSDPHGFVINPETSGPAESDRSDLSQVLVLLQDPVLIGSIGALLWFGLMVAAVCLFRRHRQTGHLMPGRGRNKGLHRLANEDLIIKHRMVAPDSPWISGGWRPPLSQKYQDLWAQGQNHPGLRSTSLPVSSKKDPVCLDSAVPMVTDSCGVYGTFYVDLSGSSLKTFNSPGSCPKMPHGLLHQQGTETIQIFTHPLGKTSAIGKQELLPWKQIIRPQPKMGVLRESWEKNHSKQELHAVNSVPIVSTRKQSCPASIYNQRLSHVPSGQRVLCPGGHQDCHKVTGCPRLLHYSASLHLVDMLPPPPPVPIEDTPDAHSLSSDEGSSRSTKLTMDLGSLQSVSVASGQWGQPKPRVSPENSRLLSRYTSVDDEEEGTLTAEEATQYLELSPKPERCSSLIRSSLAVSSVLPEQRPSLLQPPHPTPGYISGSMRSFQTEDSVAGGPEAPPRHARLQSTPSSCFSEWDGSLWNTWSSAMGGHMASTRSSLISSVDSCYTTDSTHFSRLMAAVAAETMSGASLSDFSPPASPYSTLYHAEGDSFGELEHAPAWDWNAAWVEEMEAKYGARHPGGNTRSFDI, encoded by the exons ATGATGACAAGTGTTTTCTGGAGCATCTTGTTATCAGTGTCAGTTCTTCTGTCAG GGTCAAGGGTTTGCACAGAGGACACACCGCCCCGCATTGTGCACCACCCCTCTGATGTGGTGGTGAAGCTGGGGAGTCCAGCCAGGCTGTCCTGCCGGGCAGAAGGAACCCCCCCGGTGACCATCGAGTGGCTGAGGAACGGCCGGCccatgaagatgctgaagggAGAGGGTTCGGGGCAAACCCTGTCTCTGCTAGATGGGAGCCTCTTCTTCCTgagcgtggggggggggcggcgagGCCCGTCAGAGGAGGGGGTCTACGCCTGTGTGGCCAGAAACAGCGCCGGCCAGGCCACCAGCCGGAACGCCTCGCTGTACGTAGCAG TGCTGCAGGACGCCTTCGTTGTGCAGCCCAGTGACGTGGAGGTGGCGGAGGGAGACGTGGCCGTCTTGAACTGTGTCCCCCCAGTGGGACGTCCCAAACCGAATGTCGTTTGGAAGAATAACGGTTTGCCCATCAACAGGACGGATCACCACTACACT GAGCTGAGTGGGAAGCTGATCATCGCTCCTGCAGAGAGGAGACACGCCGGGTCATACGTGTGCGTGGCCAGCAACACGGTACAAGTGAGGGAGAGCCGAGCGGCTCGGCTGTCTGTGCTGG CCAAACCGGTGCTGGAGCTGAAGCCGGAGAACGTCTCTGTGAGGATGGGGGAGTCGGCCCAGTTCTACTGCCAGGCTAAAGGTGACCCCCCACCCTCTGTGGTGTGGAGCAGGGAGCAGGGGCCTCTGCCCAATGGCAG GTATCTTGTAAACCCAGATCAGACTCTGCAGATCCATTACGTGACACCTGAGGATGCTGGGAAATACACCTGCACTGCCGTCAATGATGTGGGTGTGGTTACCGCCAGCGCGGAGCTGCACGTTGAAG AAGCTGCCAGCGACAAACAGAAAGACCTGCACAAAGAACTGTCAGCGCTACGAGTCGCTCTGGGAAACGTCACCATCATGACCCCCGGCTCCAACCTATCCCACGTAGAATGGAAG ctccagccccccccctctcagccCCACTACATCGACGGGGTCGAGGTTCTGTACCGCTCTCTGCTGCCCGCCAGTTCAGACTGGGCAGCGAAGAAGGTGACGCCGCTGGGCTTCCAGACTCAGGTGGGCCCCTTAAAGAGAGGCTTCAAGTACGAGTTCAAAGTTCGTCCCTATGGCAACAACCTGTACGGGAGGGAGAGCAACACCCGTCACCTGAGGGTCCCTGAGACAG TCCCCAGCGCCCCCCCGATGACCGTATCCATGACGATGAGCCACGAGCAGAACAACACCATCCACCTGAGCTGGGAGCCCCCACCTCACGACACCCACAATGGAATTCTACAGGGCTACCAG GTGTGGTGTGTGGAGGCGGAGGAACAGCAGTACCAGAACTGGACTGTGAACAGCAGCCAGCACAGCCTGGACATCTCTCCTGTCAGACCAGGGAAGCGATACTGGATCACCATAGCAGCCGTCAACGGCGCCGGAGTTGGGATGCTGAGCGACCCACATGGATTTGTCATCA accCAGAAACCAGTGGCCCAGCTGAGTCGGACAGATCAGATCTGTCTCAAgttctggttctgctgcagGACCCGGTGCTGATCGGGAGCATTGGCGCCCTCCTGTGGTTTGGTCTGATGGTTGCAGCTGTGTGTCTCTTCAGACGCCACAGACAAACTGGCCACCTGATGCCGGGACGCGGCAGGAATAAAG GTTTGCACAGATTAGCCAATGAAGACCTTATCATTAAACACAG GATGGTCGCTCCAGACTCCCCTTGGATCTCTGGAGGCTGGAGGCCCCCCCTCAGCCAGAAGTATCAGGACTTATGGGCCCAAGGTCAGAATCATCCAGGACTGAGAAGCACCA GTCTTCCGGTCTCCTCTAAGAAAGACCCTGTCTGTCTGGACTCGGCGGTCCCCATGGTAACCGACAGCTGTGGCGTCTACGGGACTTTCTACGTGGATCTCTCAGGCAGCAGCCTCAAGACGTTCAACAGCCCCGGGTCGTGTCCCAAAATGCCTCACGGTCTGCTTCATCAGCAAGGAACAGAGACCATCCAGATCTTCACTCATCCTCTCGGAAAGACCTCGGCCATTGGCAAACAGGAGCTGTTGCCGTGGAAACAGATCATACGGCCCCAGCCCAAGATGGGGGTGCTGAGGGAGTCCTGGGAGAAGAACCACAGCAAACAAG AGTTGCATGCGGTCAACAGCGTCCCCATCGTGTCGACCAGGAAGCAGTCGTGTCCAGCCAGCATCTACAACCAGAGACTGAGTCACGTTCCGTCAGGCCAGCGCG TGTTGTGTCCAGGGGGGCATCAGGACTGTCATAAAGTGACCGGATGCCCCCGCCTGCTTCATTACTCTGCATCGCTACACTTGGTGGAcatgctgcccccccctccaccgGTGCCCATAGAGGACACCCCAGACGCACACAGCCTCTCCTCTGATGAAGG CTCCAGTCGCTCTACCAAGCTGACGATGGACCTGGGCTCCCTCCAGTCGGTCAGCGTTGCATCAGGCCAGTGGGGGCAGCCGAAGCCCCGCGTCTCCCCGGAGAACAGCCGCCTGCTGTCACGTTACACGTCAGTGGATGACGAAGAGGAAGGAACActgacagcagaagaagctaCACAATATCTGGAGCTCAGCCCCAAACCGGAGAGATGCAG CTCACTGATCAGGTCGTCCCTCGCTGTCAGCAGCGTCCTGCCGGAGCAGCGTCCCTCCCTgctccaacccccccaccccaccccgggCTACATCTCTGGGTCGATGCGCTCCTTTCAGACGGAGGACTCCGTCGCCGGCGGGCCCGAGGCCCCGCCCCGACACGCCCGTCTCCAGAGCACGCCGTCCTCCTGCTTCAGCGAATGGGACGGCTCGCTGTGGAACACGTGGAGCTCGGCGATGGGCGGCCACATGGCCAGCACACGCTCCAGCCTCATCAGCTCGGTGGACAGCTGCTACACCACCGACAGCACACACTTCTCCCGGCTGATGGCGGCTGTGGCAGCAGAAACCATGAGTGGAGCTTCTTTATCAG ACTTCTCCCCGCCGGCCTCCCCCTACAGCACCTTGTACCACGCAGAAGGCGACTCGTTTGGGGAGCTGGAACACGCTCCTGCGTGGGACTGGAACGCGGCCTGGGTGGAGGAAATGGAGGCCAAGTACGGAGCGCGTCACCCCGGGGGGAACACCAGGTCCTTTGACATTTAG